ACTGAAGACAATACATGCCCCGAAGCTAGCACAAGAGATGGTAGCCGTGGCGCAAAAGTCTGATTACTCCGAAACTACGGTGAGGAGGTTCTGATGACTTGGCAAAAATCAAAGAAAAGTGTTGTATTCAACGATATCAATGATTTTGAGATTCTACGCATCATGGGGCAATTCAAATTTACGGTTGCCTGATGGAAGCATTCTGTGTGGTCGATTTCCGACCGCATGTCGGAACAGCTCCCACATCTGCGCCGATCCCCATTTcccttttattttaaaaaatatatacaaataaaattatacaaaaatatttattaataaaaattTGAGTAAAAATTTATATCTATaaattttctgaaaacaaaagatttctataaatttttttggaaaacaaaAGTTTGCAACAAAATTTGAAGAGAATAATTATAGGAAAATTTTGGACAAAAAATACACCAAAAATTCACAAAAAAGTATAGACAAAAATCTTAGAAACAAAAACATAGAGAATGAAGCTAAAAATAAAAGGTAAAGAATAATAAAGGTTTGGGAAAAAATTGAACCCTATTGCTGCATCGTCGGGCAGAATGATCGGGCATAGCTCACCAAGCCCTATTGATGCTCTCCCCACCACACACGCCGGTGGAGCTTGCTGGGCCTCTGCTCCTCGCTGGGGCCCTGAAGTCGCGCTCAGCGCAGCGCCCGCCATTGTGCTCCCTCGAGGCCCTCCGCCGTGCCCCCGCGGGTGGAGCCTCGCTGCTACCCTATGCTGGCTGCCGGGGCAAACCCCACGCCCTGCAGGTGTAGCCCCACATGCCGTTGCGCGCGGAGCTCGCCCGGGGACACTGTTCCCTGTGCTTTATTTGAAAGGGAACCAAGGAGCTTCGAgccggagaggagagagaaggagaaatGGGGAACAAGGAGAGGTGGCCGCTTGGTGATAAGGTTGGACTGCTGGAGCGGGTCCTACCACATGCAGATGAGCAGGAGCGTCGGATGGTCCCACCACTCGTGGCCCCTGAAGCGGCACACGCTTCCATGTCATCGACCAACTGGAAGGAATCCAACAGTGGATTCTAGATTTAACTTTTGCACACGTCGGATGTACATTAAGACCCAACTGGATACTTTTTTTAATATGATAGAAGTTTTCAAGGGAGCCAATtgaataatttttattattaccTAGGTtatttttattaaatatatattagttATGTTGATTTTATATGTAAAATAGAATTAAAGAATTTAATAACATCTTATTAGAACCGATGAGGGTGCATATAGGGATGAAACTTCATAGGTTTGGATTTAGGGCATGCACGTAGCCACATTAGTACTGAGTTGGACTTGGAAAATGTACCAGGAGCTCACGCGGGGGAGGGCAGAGCTCCTGGTGACGCAAGCTAGGCTGGTGGTGAGGGTCGGTGAGCACGGCATCGTCGAGGACCGCTGCCTATCAACGTTTAGCATCCTGGAGGTGGTCAGTGGGGACTGCCACCCCGAGACACCGGCTGTCCGAGCGTTTTTAGAGCAGGACGTGGTAGTTCAGACCATGAACGGATTGGAACCTATCATGATCTAGCCGTGTATTGAGACCTAGGGAATTTGTAAGAATTTTTGTGCAACTCTTTCAACCAATATTCCTACAAAAATTCCTCGGAGTCAACAAGAGTAGTTAAAATCTTTACAATTTCAGGGGTCAGAATTAggcatgttgctgctgctgctgctgctgcaaggaGTAGGTCTAGGTCATGTCGCTCACAGTCTCTTGGTCTTGATGTTGCTGTTAGAACCTTGTTTTACTATTGAAAATCATCTGAATTCAGCCTCAAGTGTCTTGTGCTAATCGATTTGCTATTCATGACTTCAGGAATATTTTTCAAGAAATCAgtcaaaatttaaaaaaatttcataaTTGCATCCACATCATCATCGTAGCCTATGTCCATCTTCTTCTCTAGCGACCGATATTTCATTGAGCTTCGTGGACCTCAGGGTTCAAATTGACAGGACATTGGTTAGTTGTTCATCTGGCTTTCTTTCATCCATCAGTAGTTATATGCAATGGATATGTTGGACGTCAAATATAGTTGGAACTGAAAGATATGAAAATGATTATATGTTACGTGAATAGCGATTGATACTTATATCACTATTCCTTCATCTTTTTTTTCGGTAAATTTCGTATCTCTTAATTGTAGTTGAAGTTGATCTGAAACTTTTTTATGATTGCAGTATCCCAATTTAGTGCATTTAAACTAATGATGGATGAAAGAAAGCCATTTGAATCACTGATCATTGTACATACGGTCAATGTGAACCATGATCCCAAAGAAGCTTAGTCGAAACATCGATCGCTagagatggagacgatgaacaTGAGCATCAATATTGATGTGGATGCAATCATGCAAAGTCGTAAATTTGGACtgatattttgaaaaaaaattccttGACTCAATGAGTACCAAATCGAACAACACAGGAGACTTTAAACTGAATTCAGACGATACAAATAACTAGGGTAAAAACAAGGTTCTCTCAACAGAATCGACACTAAGAGAATACTGCAAAGCAACATTATTACCTAGACCAAACCAACTTCTAGCAAGAACAACACGCCTAATTCCAAACGCTGAAATTCTAAAGAACTAAACTATTCTTGTGAACCCCAGGAATTTTGGTCGGAATTTCGGTGCAAAAAGTCACGCAAAATTCCTGCAAATTCCCGGGGGTCTCGATGCACGGCTAGACCGCGGCGGGTTCAGACTCGTCCGTGGTCTGAACCACCACGTCCTGCTCTAAAAACGCTCGGACGGCCAGCGTGTCCGGGTGCCAGTCGCCCCTGACCACCTCAAGGATGCTGATCGCCGACACGCAGTGGTCTTCGGCGATGTCGCGCTCACCGGCCCTCATCATCACCCTAGCTCTCATCACCAGGAGCTCCGCCCTCACCCGCGCGAGCTCCCGGTACACCTTCGGGTCCAGCTCCATGTACGTGTTGCCGTTGCTCCGGCGAGACGACGGGGCGATGTACCTCTCCTCGGCCTCGAGGACGCCGTCGGTGGCCTCCCGGAGCAGCTCGAGCGCGGCGCCGTACGCCGAGTACCCGGCCACGCAGCGCGCGGCGAGCGGGAGCACGGAGACCGTGACGAACCGcgcgagctccggcggcggcagctcgacGACCGCGGCCGGGGACTCGAACCTGAACAGCGACAGGCACGCCGCCCAAGTGTGGTCCTGGGCGTtctgcgcggcggcgacggcgtcaacgacggcgcgggcggcgcgaccGCCGGTGCCGACCTTGCGGCCGAAGAGGCGGAACACGCCGTGCACGGAGACGCACCCCTCACGCGTGCCCCGCCGGGCGACCCCTAGGCGCAGCAACGTCGCCAGCGCCTCCTGCTCGGCGCCACCGGCGAACGATGGCGTGCGTGGCGAAGTGCAGGATAGCTTCATCGTGCGCTTGAACCGCTCCCATGGCGTCTCGacgtccgcggcggcgcgggcggcgtccACGAGCATCGCCGCGgcgaccggcgccggcgcgaagTAGCTGGCGGCCTCGAGCAGCCGGAGCGCCACCgtgccgagccccgccgcctcccgttCCAGCAGCGCGAGGCACGCGTCCATTAGCCTCACCAGGCCCGGGTTGTCGCGGAGCGTGGCGCCGTCCCTGTCCCCCTCCCACGTCGCCGCCCGGTGCGGCGCGCGGCGCATcgcccgccggagctcggccgGGCCGACGGGGACCTCGGAGAGCATCGCGCCGACGAGGGCGAGCCCTACTGGCGCGCTGGCTATCGCCTCCTGGATGACCCTAAGGATCGTCGTGTCGTCGGCGCCGAGCGTGGTGCGCGCGCCCTTCATCAGCCGCATGGCGTTCGCGTCGTCGAGGTCTCCCAGCGCGAGCGTCCTGACCCCACGCACGCCGCCCGCGAGCCGCGTCGTGACGACGACGCGGGTGCGCCGGCATCCGCGGGGCAGAAGCTCCCCGACGGCGCGGCCGTCCCACCAGTCCTTGTCGCTCTCGAGGTTGTCGATGATGACCAGGTACGGGATGTCGCGGGTGAGCTCCTTGTTGATCTTGGCGATGGCGTCGCCCTCGATGCCGTGGAGAGGTCTAGCGGAGCGGCCTTTGGACGACGAGAGGCTGTCGCCGACTGCGATGCCGAGGTGGTCGGCGAGCTTGAGGTAGCTCTGGCGGAGGTACCTCGCCTCGCCGTGCACCCAGAGCACCTTCTTGTACTCGTGCGAGTGCCGGTGCGCGAACTCGAGCGCCAGCTCCGTCTTCCCGGCGCCGGACGTGCCGGAGATGCAGACCACGCCGTCCAGGAAGGGGCCCTCGCCGCTGACGGCGCCGTCCAGGAACATCGGCCTCTTCCCGGCGGCCTTGTTATGAGCACTAGCGCCGCCGCGCAGCATGGATTCCAGTTCGAGGAGCTCCTTCTCCCGGCCGACGAAGCCCGCGTTCCAGGGGAACGGGATCTCCAGCTCCGCCTCGGCGCGCCACGCCCTGacggccgcggccaccgcgcgccgcccgagccgcgcgCCGACGATCTCGAGCACGTCGAGGATGCGGTCACGGAGGTCGCCGACGCGCA
This genomic window from Setaria viridis chromosome 8, Setaria_viridis_v4.0, whole genome shotgun sequence contains:
- the LOC117834494 gene encoding uncharacterized protein, with the protein product MTAASSSSGAARGIRIRDLEEEEERKATPWSSLGVDGVEREEAAAAAMARAMVRECDVYVGHGGDARRMAAWLRAELELLGVPCVASDRRLCVDAPAHAAARAAMDAAAAGVVLVTPATLANPYAVEEIRAFLARGALVPVFVGVRRGDFATADDVVGRRGDLWEKYGGRLWMAYDGAEEQWREAVEGLARSESAVEVRVGDLRDRILDVLEIVGARLGRRAVAAAVRAWRAEAELEIPFPWNAGFVGREKELLELESMLRGGASAHNKAAGKRPMFLDGAVSGEGPFLDGVVCISGTSGAGKTELALEFAHRHSHEYKKVLWVHGEARYLRQSYLKLADHLGIAVGDSLSSSKGRSARPLHGIEGDAIAKINKELTRDIPYLVIIDNLESDKDWWDGRAVGELLPRGCRRTRVVVTTRLAGGVRGVRTLALGDLDDANAMRLMKGARTTLGADDTTILRVIQEAIASAPVGLALVGAMLSEVPVGPAELRRAMRRAPHRAATWEGDRDGATLRDNPGLVRLMDACLALLEREAAGLGTVALRLLEAASYFAPAPVAAAMLVDAARAAADVETPWERFKRTMKLSCTSPRTPSFAGGAEQEALATLLRLGVARRGTREGCVSVHGVFRLFGRKVGTGGRAARAVVDAVAAAQNAQDHTWAACLSLFRFESPAAVVELPPPELARFVTVSVLPLAARCVAGYSAYGAALELLREATDGVLEAEERYIAPSSRRSNGNTYMELDPKVYRELARVRAELLVMRARVMMRAGERDIAEDHCVSAISILEVVRGDWHPDTLAVRAFLEQDVVVQTTDESEPAAV